The uncultured Methanoregula sp. genomic sequence GAGTAGCGCATCGGAGTCCATTCCGTATCACGGGTGTGCCCATTCACTAGTTTTATACCATCAGCCTTACATGGTGTATCTGTGCAGTCCCGTACACGGGACTAGAGAGGTTAGTTTCGTATGACATCCGCAATGAAGATCCAGATAAATTATACCGAAGCCGCAGAAGTTCTCAAAAAATATCTCAAACTGCGTGGATCGCCGGTTGCGTTCCGGTTTGCCACAAAAAAGGAAGAGATTCCGGCAGGTATGGAAAAGATCGACAAGACCATCCGGCACTGTTCGATGGTAGGGCTTGCGAGAAATGAGGGGCGTATCTTCTATGCACTTGCAGACAACCATGAGTGTAACGGCGGAGCGTGGTCCCTTGGGCTCAGGGAAATAACCGAGACCCTCAAAACAGGGGATTTTTACTTCAGGCTGGGAAAATTCGAGAGTGCAGGGTCGTGTAAGAGGACGATCGACCGCGTTGCCCACCTCAATTGCGGGGATACGTATGCCACGCTCTATGCACCCCTTGAAAAAACACCTTTCGACCCGCAGGTTGTTCTGATTGTTGCCAGTCCCTGGGCGATGCTGAAACTCTCCCAGAGTTCCCTCTTCCGCCTCGGCGGCCGGATCAATGCGGAATTTGCCGGCATCCAGTCGGTATGCGCCGATACCTGTGCCCAGACCTATCTCAACGGGAAGATCAACTTTTCGCTTGGATGCGACGGGTCGCGCAAGTTCTCCGGTATCGAGGATGGAGAGATGGTAATGGGAATTCCGGCCGAACTCCTCCCTGAACTTACCGAAGCGCTCAAAATCGTTGCAGCTGCACCGGGTTCGAAATAATTTCTTTTGATCCCGGAACCTGGTGTTTTTTACCTGGCATCCGACCCCCCCTCACCCCCTACCCCGTTCTCGTTAAAGCTGTTCCTCTTCACGTCCCATGATATATCCTTCATATCCCATCTGGCCCGGTTTCAGACGGGGGGTTCCCCCCAGTCACTTTGGAAGATGAGAGGGGTGGGGGGTATACCCCGCTGAACCCGGTATGAGAAAAGTACCGGTAACCCCAAACCCACGGCATAACGGCTCTCTGCGAACCGGGAAGTTAATGATGCCGGCCGGGGAGTTTCGTGTATCGCGATAAACGGATCCTGTGACAAACACTGCAATGAGGCTGATGAAAAGGAAAAAAGGATCAGAGGAGTTTTGATCCGGCAGTGGGGCCGGGCTTGCATTCGAATACTTCCGTGATCTTGACAATGATGAGTGAACGGGCCGGCAGGGCCGGGTTTTTCTTGTTGATCTTCTCCTTCATCTCGTCATACTCTTTACCGCTGTTCTTGATCGAAGTGACGCCCTTGATCTGGAAGCAGCCCTTGATCTCCGGTCCCCAGACGAAGATAGCAATCTTCGGGTTGACCCGTAAGTTCGAGAGGGTCTTGTTCATGAAATTGTCCGTGATCCAGATGGTTTCATCATCGACCAGTTCAACGATACCAATGGGGATAACATTTGGCGTCCCGTCTTTGGATGCGGTTGCAACGGAAAACACCTTCATCTTGGAGAATGCCTCTCTCATGTCTGCAGTAAGTCTGGCCATAGGTCTCACCACTTCTCCGTCAGGATTGTGCTACCATATACTTTACGGTCAATAAAAATGATTTTTCCGGATGATACGGGCAGAAGGAAAAGCCGGTGTGCCCGTGATCGCTTCTCTTATCTCCCTGTGCGCCCCATCAGATTGTGTGATGCGCGAGCCGCCGGTGAAAAAGATTCTCTACTGGTGTGAACAGTGTAATGTCCCGCTGATAGCAAAGAGCTGCGCGTGCGGCAGGGACGGGAAAAAGATCGATCTCCTCCAGCCTTATGATCTCCGTCCCGCCCTCTCGGCAGATGCAGATCTCATCAGGACACTCATCCAGGAGAGCTTCGGCCCGGTCCCGCTTGCAAAGATCCTCCTTTTGAACAAGACCGGCGGCGTTGATCGGGCAGACCTCGTGATTATGCATGGTGAACGGCTTGGCTGGCTCACGTTCGACCCGGTTGCACGGGCATTCAGCCTTGATATTGCGCCCGAAGCACTCCCGTTTCTCGTTCCCCATGCAACAAAGGGAATCGTGGATCTCGATCTCCATACCGATGTCCGCAGGGAGCAGGGACGTATCGGCGGGAAACGCATTCCTCTCAAAACCGCAATCCCGGGGGGGACAGTAATCGTCAAATATAAAGGAAAATACGGGACCGGGATGGTAAAAGACGGGTCCGTTAAAGTCAAAGAACTCATCACGGTCGTCCCGAAAACGCCCCCGAATCCCGGGTGGGAAACGGTTATCGAGAAGAACCGGTATCACCTGAAAAACCTTGAGCGCAATGCGATCCGTACGATAAAACAGCATATCCATGACCGCCCTACGGCAAATGTCTCGTTCTCCGGGGGAAAAGACAGCACGGCAGTTCTCCACCTTGCCCGCAAGGCAGGGGTCACAAAAGCTTTCTTTATCAACACCAACCTCGAATTTCCCGAGACAATTGAGTTTGTCAGGTCGCAGGGAGTAGATATAATAGAAAAAGCCGGGGACTTCTGGCAGGCCGTGGAAAAAGCCGGGCCTCCCGGGAAAGACAACCGCTGGTGTTGCAAGTTCCAGAAACTGCGCCCGCTCAAACTCTACCTTGCCGATACCGGCCCCTGCGTAACGATACAGGGGAACCGGTGGTATGAATCGTGGAACCGGGCAAGTCTCGAGGAGACCAGCCAGAACCCGGATAATCCCCTCCAGCTCAACGTATCTCCTATCCGGAACTGGCGGGCGCTCGAGGTGTTCCTCTACCTGTGGTGGCAGAAGGCAGCGATGAACCCCCTCTACGAGCAGGGCATCGAGCGTATCGGGTGTTACCTCTGCCCGGCGATGCTCGAGAGCGAATACGAGATGATCCGGCGAACCCACCCGGAGTACACCCGGCGGTGGGATGCTTTTGTGGAGTCCTGGGCAGACAAAAAAGGGCTGCCGGATGCGTACTGTCAGTTCGGCCTCTGGCGGTGGCGGGAACTCCCCCCCAAGATGCGGGAACTCTGCAAAAATCGGGGAATACCCGTGAATGCGGATTTTACCCTGCATGCCGAACCGGGACAGCAGCAAAAACCGGAAAAGTCGGAGATAAAAACCGAAGAGAGGATGGTGTCAGAAATGAAGGCGGCTACGGAAGAGTTGTTCGATGTCGAAAAAATCCGCAGGGATTTCCCCCTGCTCTCGGATATTATCTACCTGGACAGCGCCGCAACGAGCCTCTCGCCGGAACCGGTCATACAGTCCATGGTGGAATTCGAGCGCAATTACCGGGCAAATGTGGGACGTGGTGTCCACCGCCTCACCCAGATCGCCTCCCAGCGGTACTGGCACGCCCACGAGAAAGTGTCTGATTTCATCGGGGGAAAGGCAGGTCTTTTGGTATTTACCAAAAATACCACCGAATCGATCAACATGGTGGCGCAGGGCCTGTCCTGGAAGTCCGGGGATCGCATCGTATCAACGATCCTCGAACACCACTCCAACCTCCTGCCATGGTATCATCTGGGACGGCAGGGGGTTGCTACCGATATCATCGGGATGAACGACAATTATACCCTTGACCTTGCCGCCCTGGAAGCAGCCATTACTGACAGGACCCGCCTGGTCGCTGTCACGCACGCCTCAAACGTGCTGGGCGTGATAACCCCCGCTCGGGAGATTGCAAAGATCTGTCACGACCATGATGTCCCGCTTCTTGTCGATATGGCCCAGACCGTGCCGCATATGCCCATCGATGTATCCCGTCTCGGCTGCGATTACTGTGCCTTCTCCGGCCACAAGATGCTCGGCCCGACCGGTACGGGTGTGCTCTGGATGAGAGAGCCGGATCTCGAACCCCTGCTCCTTGGCGGCGGAGCAGTGGAGTCCGTGACAGGGCACGAGTATGTCCTCTCCGGGGGATACCCCAGGTACGAAGCCGGAACCGGTAATATCGCCGGGGGAATCGGTCTTGGGGTTGCCGTCGATTACCTGAAAAAAGCGGGGATGGATACCATCCGAAAGCACGAACAGATGCTCACTACCCGCATTATTAACGGCCTCTGCAGGTTTGACCGGGTGCACCTGTATGTGCCGGATAAGCCGGAGGACCGGGTAGGGGTAATATCGTTCACGATTGACGGTCTCCACCCGCATG encodes the following:
- a CDS encoding DUF169 domain-containing protein; this translates as MTSAMKIQINYTEAAEVLKKYLKLRGSPVAFRFATKKEEIPAGMEKIDKTIRHCSMVGLARNEGRIFYALADNHECNGGAWSLGLREITETLKTGDFYFRLGKFESAGSCKRTIDRVAHLNCGDTYATLYAPLEKTPFDPQVVLIVASPWAMLKLSQSSLFRLGGRINAEFAGIQSVCADTCAQTYLNGKINFSLGCDGSRKFSGIEDGEMVMGIPAELLPELTEALKIVAAAPGSK
- a CDS encoding pyridoxamine 5'-phosphate oxidase family protein yields the protein MARLTADMREAFSKMKVFSVATASKDGTPNVIPIGIVELVDDETIWITDNFMNKTLSNLRVNPKIAIFVWGPEIKGCFQIKGVTSIKNSGKEYDEMKEKINKKNPALPARSLIIVKITEVFECKPGPTAGSKLL
- a CDS encoding aminotransferase class V-fold PLP-dependent enzyme → MREPPVKKILYWCEQCNVPLIAKSCACGRDGKKIDLLQPYDLRPALSADADLIRTLIQESFGPVPLAKILLLNKTGGVDRADLVIMHGERLGWLTFDPVARAFSLDIAPEALPFLVPHATKGIVDLDLHTDVRREQGRIGGKRIPLKTAIPGGTVIVKYKGKYGTGMVKDGSVKVKELITVVPKTPPNPGWETVIEKNRYHLKNLERNAIRTIKQHIHDRPTANVSFSGGKDSTAVLHLARKAGVTKAFFINTNLEFPETIEFVRSQGVDIIEKAGDFWQAVEKAGPPGKDNRWCCKFQKLRPLKLYLADTGPCVTIQGNRWYESWNRASLEETSQNPDNPLQLNVSPIRNWRALEVFLYLWWQKAAMNPLYEQGIERIGCYLCPAMLESEYEMIRRTHPEYTRRWDAFVESWADKKGLPDAYCQFGLWRWRELPPKMRELCKNRGIPVNADFTLHAEPGQQQKPEKSEIKTEERMVSEMKAATEELFDVEKIRRDFPLLSDIIYLDSAATSLSPEPVIQSMVEFERNYRANVGRGVHRLTQIASQRYWHAHEKVSDFIGGKAGLLVFTKNTTESINMVAQGLSWKSGDRIVSTILEHHSNLLPWYHLGRQGVATDIIGMNDNYTLDLAALEAAITDRTRLVAVTHASNVLGVITPAREIAKICHDHDVPLLVDMAQTVPHMPIDVSRLGCDYCAFSGHKMLGPTGTGVLWMREPDLEPLLLGGGAVESVTGHEYVLSGGYPRYEAGTGNIAGGIGLGVAVDYLKKAGMDTIRKHEQMLTTRIINGLCRFDRVHLYVPDKPEDRVGVISFTIDGLHPHEVAQRLDEMADIMIRSGHHCCMPLMERLGLPDGTARVSLCLYNTCGDVDLFLATIEEIVR